The proteins below come from a single Paracoccus sp. SCSIO 75233 genomic window:
- a CDS encoding sarcosine oxidase subunit gamma: MAKHLSALHPEILADTDLLRVEMLGPHGRVSLRARGDLLAFDAPLGLSLPRRIGQRASREGMEALQLGPDEWVLVLHVDEVGALLERLAAIYGGHPHSAVDLSGREITFRVEGPGAAGLLSIGCPRDIASIPEGEARRTVFDGVTVILWHDAADRFRMDVWNSFAPHVAQLLATGSRELAAEAEISANQTGESHLN; encoded by the coding sequence ATGGCGAAACATCTTTCTGCGCTGCACCCGGAGATACTGGCTGACACGGATCTGCTGCGCGTCGAGATGCTCGGCCCGCATGGCCGCGTTTCGCTCCGGGCGCGCGGCGATCTCTTGGCCTTTGACGCCCCGCTTGGCCTGTCGCTGCCGCGCCGCATCGGGCAGCGGGCCAGCCGTGAGGGGATGGAGGCGCTGCAACTCGGTCCCGATGAATGGGTGCTTGTGCTGCATGTCGATGAGGTCGGCGCACTGCTGGAGCGGCTGGCGGCGATTTATGGTGGTCATCCTCATAGCGCGGTCGATCTGTCGGGCCGCGAGATCACTTTCCGCGTTGAAGGGCCGGGTGCTGCCGGGCTGCTGTCGATCGGCTGCCCGCGCGACATCGCATCTATCCCGGAGGGTGAAGCGCGGCGGACCGTGTTTGATGGCGTGACCGTTATCCTGTGGCACGACGCAGCGGATCGCTTTCGCATGGATGTCTGGAATAGTTTCGCGCCCCATGTCGCCCAGCTATTGGCGACCGGTAGCCGTGAGCTTGCGGCGGAGGCTGAAATATCAGCGAACCAGACCGGCGAATCCCATCTGAATTAA